DNA from Natrarchaeobius halalkaliphilus:
GAATGCGACGCCCCAGCCGAACAGGTCGGCGGTGAGACCCACGCCGACCGATCCGGCCGCGCCGACGACGGTGTACACCGTCCGGACGAGGCCGAATCCCGACCCTCGCTCTTCGACCGAAAGGGCGTCCATGAATCGGGGATCGATCACCGCGAAGAAACTCGAGGCGACTGCCACGAGTGTGATGCCGGCGGCCATCGTGACGGTTCCCGAATCCAGAATGACGAGCGGAACGCCGACCGCTCCCGCCATCATCGAACCGGCGATTGCGATGTCCCGTCCGTAGGCGTCGGAGGCGCGCCCGAGGACGATCTGACTGACCGTCCTGACGAGGAAAAAGGCGGAAAATGCGACGCCGGCTGCCGTCGGGCTATACTCGTGGAACGCAACGAGGAATGCCGGGAAGAACGATAAGAGTCCCTGAACGACGTACGTCCCGGCGATCGCGATCAGGAGCGGAAATGCGATCGCGGGCCGGGATATGAGTTCTACGACTGTGCGTAGCTCGAGGCTGTCCCGCAACGGTTTGTCCGGCTGTCGAGGCTCGGTCGGTCGGATCCACAGGAGAACCAGGACGAAAATCGGAACCCCGACGACGGCGGTCAACGCGATCGCGGGGCGCCACCCGTACCGAACCCCGACCCAAGCTGCTGCGACCGGAGCGACCAGTCCAGCCAGCGGTCCGCCGATCGAGTGAATGCCGATCGCGGTCCCGAGATCGTCGAACGTCACCGACAGCAGCGCCGATGCGACGGAGTAATGAAGGCCTGCAACGCCACCGAGCACGACGGCGGCGACCACGAACGCGCCGAACACCGGTGACAGCGCGAGCAAAACACTCACGACGGCCGTTCCGCCCACGGCGATGAGTATGATCGGCTTTTCGCCGTATCGATCGGAGAGGATCCCGCTCGGGAACTGTGCGAGGCCGTAAGCGAGCCACATACCGCTCAGGGCAACGCCGATCAGCGTGTTCGAAATCTCGAAATCGTCGATTATGAACGGAACCACCGGGCTAACCGCCAGCCGGGCGAAGTAGGTGACGAAGAAGGCAAGCGTACACAGGACGAGAACGCTGTAGCGATACTGCCAGTTCATTCGGAATCAGTCTCCACTCACCCGACTCGAGTGAACTCGTATGTCAGTGGTGATTCCGGCGATCCGTACCTCTTCGTCGGATCGGTGCAGTGATAGGGATACGAGCGCATACCCCCGCCTTCTCGTGAGTGACGAGTGTTCCGACACTTGCTGTCGGAACCGAAGAGCGAACAGGCGGGGGTCGAGCGGCCACCGTATTGTGACAATCACCGTTCTGTTGCAGTGCAGGATTTCCCACGGTTTCACTTCCACTCTGGACGGCTGAGTTATATATCGGTCACAGCCAACGGATATCGTACGGCGACAATGGGTGAACTCACGAAGACGCTTGAACTGAAACTCGTGGACCCAACCGTCCACAAGCGACAGAAGCTTCGTGAGACACGGGACGCCTACCAGCAGGCGCTTCAGGAGGCGTTCACCGCTGGCTGTGACACACAGTCGGCCGCCAACGATGTGGTTGTTAAGTATGACCTGAGCGGCTACGCGAAAAACGCGCTCAAGAAGTACGTCCCGCAACTCCACAACAGCTACGACGCCGACGAACTGCACGACGACCACCCGGTACGGTTCACCAACGAAGGATTGCAACTCGACCACCAGCCACAGAACGCTCTCGAGTGGTACGTCAAAATCCCGCACCACGAAGATTATAACCTCTGGATCCCGGTACGCGCCAACCCCCAACAGCGGGAGTGGCTCGAAGCGTTGTACGCAGATGACGCCGAGATGGGAGAAAGTCGGCTGTTCGAACGCAACGGGACGTGGTATCTCCACGTCACCGCCACCCGCGACGTGGAGGTCCAATCCGAGACGTCCGCCGACGAGCGGACGGCCATTGGCGTCGACATCGGAGAAGCGAGTCTCGTCACGGTGTGTTACCGCGACGAGAACGGTTCTCCGGTTCGCCCCGAACTGTGGGCCGACGACGGCAAAGCTGTTCGGCGGCTCCGCAAAACCTACTTCACCGCCAAAAGGCGGCTTCAGAAGCGTGGCAGTGAGCGAATCGCAGAGTCCTACGGTGACGCGCTGTGGGACCAGATCGACAACGTGTTCCACCGTGTGACCCGCGAGGTCATCGAGTACGCCGAGTCTGTCGAGAATCCGGTGCTGGTGCTAGAAGACTTGACGTACATCCGTGAGAACATGGACTACGGCGAGTACATGAACCGACGGTTGCACGGCTGGGGATTTGCGAAGCTGCATGCACAGATTCGCTACAAAGCCGCTGAGAGGGGAATTCCCGTCGAGACGGTGAATCCCCGGAACACGTCGAAGGCGTGCCACGCCTGCAGTGAACACGGCTCCCGGCCACGACAGGCGACGTTCCGTTGCTCGAACGACGACTGCTGGCTCGGTGAGTACCAAGCTGACGTGAACGGGACGATAAACATTGCAGACCGCTACTGTAGTGGAGAGAGTCACCACCGAAGCGATCGGGAAGAAGATCCCCGAAGAAGGCTGGTGACGATGACTCGGCTACGGATGGGGCCTGTTTGACCGGGCCACAAGACAGCCATGTCGATGCTGAAACCCAGCAAACGACGCGTGGAACGTATGCGTCTTGAAACCAACAGGCCGCCTCGCTCGGCCTGAAATCCCGTGGTGGGATTCCTCCGCGTTCACGCGGAGGAGGAGGTCAAGTACCGCTTGACGTCCTCCACACGACTGAAGTCGTGGGATTCCTCCGTGGGCAATCCGGCCAGCAGATTACCCCGGCTGTGAACTTGCGGGTTGCCGACGCTAGTTTGGTCGAACGGACTCGACTGTTCCCCAAAACGGGCGGGTGTCCAGTCGTTCCCATCCCACTCCAGTACCCCTCTCGCCGTCGAGGGGTGCGTCCCTATCGCGTTCAGCGGATAGGGCGGCGGGCCGCGCCATCACCATCTGGAATGTTGTTGAATTCGTGGAGTGCGTGGTTGTAGAGTTGTCGCACGGTGTCTCTCGTCCAGTCGAGGCTCTCTCGCTGCTCGGTCGCTCCTTGAGGACGGGGGTCCTCTTTTCCAGTAAACGTGTATACTGCGCTGGAGATCTATCACGCTCAATCAGCCCGGTTTGTACGAACCAAACGGTTATGTGCGGCTATCACGTCAGTAGGACTATGAGCCAAGGACGCGATGACGCGGGCCGGTTTGAGGAGTCTGTTACCGAACAAGATATTCTCAAGGTATTTGACTACGAGGATGATCCAGTCCTCACAGCGCCAGAAGTTGCTGACGGTCTTCGGCGGTTTGGGAAGCAAATCACCCCTGAAGGGGTCCGAAACCGGCTCGCGGAGATGGACGAGAAAGGGCTCGTAAGCCGTAAAAAGCTCGGTGCAAGAGCTGTGGGGTGGTGGGCAGAGGTTGCCCCTGAACTGGATTCTAGCACTGCCAAAACTATTGACTCGAGAAAGGAGTCTGACGAGTGGGAGGAGTTGTAGCGATATATGGCGACAGTGTTGTTGCATCCGGATGTGGAGAAGGAGCTGCAATCTCTTCCAAACGATATTGAGGATCGAATTCGATCGAAGTTGACTGAGACTGGAAAGAATCCAGACCGGCATCTCAAACCGCTCAAAGGACGAGATGAATATTCTCTCCGCATTGGGAAACGACGAGCAATTATCGATTGGGTCACAGACCAGAACGAACTTCGAGTACTGGAACTCGATACTCGAGATACAGTATACCTGTAGTACAGTCAATTGGTGCCGTCAACTACCCCCCCTACTTCGCTCACCCCGGTCGTGACCGCCGGGACGTTCGTCCGCGCGGTCGGATGGTATCTTCGCGGGCTGTGGCTGAAGCTGCTGTCACGCTCCGCAGGCCGCTGGCGAGTGCAGCACTCGTACTCTCTGCGATTTTGTTTGTAACGGAAGTGGATCCCGAAAACGTGTGGGCCCCTGCCTCCGGTCTTCGCTCACAGAAATCGAAGATATCCCGATGGAGTACAGCGTTTTCACTCATTGAGAACGCCTGGACAGTCCGTTTTGCGTCCATGAAACGACGGTTTGCGGGGACGAAATCCCCGACGTGTTTTAACCACCCCCACCAACTACGCCGTGATACCGTGTCCGCGATTCCGCCCTGGGTCGACGAACGAATCGACCGGAACCTCGACAACACGCTCACTCAGGAGCACGTCGTCGAGACGATGCTCGAGTCCGACCGACCGTTCTTCTCGATCCGCCAGCTGCATGCGTGCATCAAACCCGACGTTACCCGGGCGACCGTTCGGAACCGACTCCGAGAACTTCAGGAGATCGACGTCGTTGCCACGGAGACGTATCCCGACTCGATCACGCTGTACTACATCAACCATCCGGAGTCAGCGTGGCCGCTCTCACCCGAGGGTAAACGTGCGCTGCATGCGGAGACCCCGCTGGATCGGCTCTCCACCCGCGGATTCCTCACGTTATCGGACACGGCGGGAATCCGCACGCTCGTACTCGCCGGATTCCAGTTGAGCCTGGTTCTGTTCGCTCTCGGCGGCGTTCTCACGGTCGCCGGTACGGACGTCCGTGGCACCCAGAGCGACATCGTCCTGTGGGATACCGGGTTCGACCTGTTGTTCGTGAGCCTGCTGTTGCTCTTTGCGGAGCGAACAGCCCGCTGGGTTCGCGACAGATACGGCCCGTTGAGCCTCTTGCCGTCGACGTAATCGAAACTGTGCATCGAAACTCACCCGACTGACTCGTCAATCACGTTCATGACATCCACATCCACTGCGTCCGGCCCCGAACTGCTCGAGGAACGATCGATCGGCGGTATACTCGTTCACCTCCTGGGCTTACTCACCGGATTTCTCGGTCCGGCTATCGTCTATGCCGTCTCGGACGACGAGTACACCCGGACGAACGCACGGCATGCGCTGAACTGGCACGTTACCGTTTTGGCGTTGATGATCGTGTCGTTCGTAACGTTCTTTCTCGGCGCTGACGAGCTTACCGTGGGCGGGGAACAGACCGAACTGTCCCTGCTGCCGGCACCGCTCGATACGGTGTTCGCGATCGCTGGCGTACTGCTGCTGATCGTATTCATGCTCGCGATACTCCTCACCTTCGTGTACGCCGTCGTCGCGACGCTGAAGGCCGTGTTCGGCTCGATTTGGACGTATCCCGGCGCGATCGATGTCGTCAAGCGGT
Protein-coding regions in this window:
- a CDS encoding winged-helix domain-containing protein; the encoded protein is MSQGRDDAGRFEESVTEQDILKVFDYEDDPVLTAPEVADGLRRFGKQITPEGVRNRLAEMDEKGLVSRKKLGARAVGWWAEVAPELDSSTAKTIDSRKESDEWEEL
- a CDS encoding MFS transporter gives rise to the protein MNWQYRYSVLVLCTLAFFVTYFARLAVSPVVPFIIDDFEISNTLIGVALSGMWLAYGLAQFPSGILSDRYGEKPIILIAVGGTAVVSVLLALSPVFGAFVVAAVVLGGVAGLHYSVASALLSVTFDDLGTAIGIHSIGGPLAGLVAPVAAAWVGVRYGWRPAIALTAVVGVPIFVLVLLWIRPTEPRQPDKPLRDSLELRTVVELISRPAIAFPLLIAIAGTYVVQGLLSFFPAFLVAFHEYSPTAAGVAFSAFFLVRTVSQIVLGRASDAYGRDIAIAGSMMAGAVGVPLVILDSGTVTMAAGITLVAVASSFFAVIDPRFMDALSVEERGSGFGLVRTVYTVVGAAGSVGVGLTADLFGWGVAFGTLAALFAISFLSVVVNRMLGLGY
- a CDS encoding DUF4870 domain-containing protein, coding for MTSTSTASGPELLEERSIGGILVHLLGLLTGFLGPAIVYAVSDDEYTRTNARHALNWHVTVLALMIVSFVTFFLGADELTVGGEQTELSLLPAPLDTVFAIAGVLLLIVFMLAILLTFVYAVVATLKAVFGSIWTYPGAIDVVKRYR